ATTCACTCGCGACGCGATATGCATCCGTCGAGATGCGCGACGATGCGCTCTACATCGACCACGGCGACGTGATCACCTCCGCAGGCACGGCCTCAGCGCTGGATGCGTGCCTTCACATCGTGCGCGAGCGGCTCGGCACCGAGGCCGCGACGCAGATCGCGCGGCACATCGTCATCGCGCCCCACCGCGACGGCGATCAGGCCCAGTTCATCGATCGCCCCGTGCCGGATGCGCCGGATAGTCCCCTGGGGCAGACGATCGAGTGGGCACTCGCGAACCTCGACAAGCCGCTGTCGGTCGAGGATCTCGCGGGCCGCGCATCCATGAGCCCGCGAAACTTCTCGCGTCGCTTTCGCGAGCTCACCGGCTCGAGCCCGGCGAAGTGGCTGCAGGCGAAGCGGCTCGCCGAGGCCCGCCGACTCCTCGAGGGCACGACGTGGAGCATCGCGCGCGTCGCGGAAACCTGCGGCTTCAACTCCCCGGTGACCTTCCGCCAGAACTTTCTCGCGCGGTACTCGACGACGCCGACGTCGTACCGGCACCGGTTCGCGGTGTCAGCCTCGCTTGCAACCCGATGAGACGAGTAATGCTGCTATTCCCGATGAATGGACCAGTCCCTTACCGCCCTCGGCAGTTACCTGCTCTGGCGACGCCGGGCCTCAACGCGCAGCACTCTTGGGGAAATCGGCAACAATGCCCGGGGAAATCCGCAGCGACTCCTGGGTAAATCGGCAGCATCACCCGGGCAAATCGGCAGAATTAGCCGGGCAAATCGGCAATGACGGCCGGGGAAATCGGCAACGCTGCCGTAAGATCTGACTTATGAGCAACAACATTCTTCCGCGCAACGTGACACCACTCGCGTTAGAAACACTCTCGGACACGCCAATCACGGTGATCAGTGGAGCTCGACAGGTCGGTAAGAGCACGCTCATGCGAGAGCTGCTCAGCAAGTTCGATGCTCGGGTCTTCAACCTCGATGACCTTTCAGTGCGCGCCGCGGCGGAAGCCGATCCAGACGAGTTTGCCAACCAGTTCCCGCAGGGCCTCCTTGCGATAGACGAGATACAACGTGTCCCGCAATTGCTCACTTCGCTCAAGGCATCCGTCGATCGAGATCGCCGCCCGGGACGTTTTCTCGTGACGGGTTCGGCCGATCTTCTGTCTCTTCGTGGGTCGCAAGATTCGCTCGCTGGTCGAGCCGAGACAATTCGGCTTGAGGGCTTCAGCCAGGATGAAGTTGCAGGGCGCTCTGCCGACTTCGCTTCCTTCGTGTGGTCGCTTCCTGACGGACGCGAAACATCAGACTACGAAGGATTCTCCCGCCGAAAATACCTCGAGATCATCACCACTCCGGGGTTTCCGGAGGCTCGAGCACGCAGCGGTCGCGCGCGCGAGCGTTGGCTAGCCAACTACGTTGAACGACTACTTGCAAAAGATTCAACCGACATCACCGGGATCCAGTATCCCGATCGACTTCGTCAGCTACTCAGCGTCGTTGCTGCCCGGAACTCAGGCGAGTTCGTCGCGTCACGAATCGGTCGAGAAATAGATGTGCCAGCTCGATCCATCCCTGCCTATCTTGACGCACTCCGGAGTGTATTCCTCGTTAGATCGATCGCAGGTTGGTCTAACAATGTCGCTTATCGCGCCGTCGCCACACCGAAAGTCATGATTGCGGACACCGGTCTTGCTGCATTCCTGGCCGACGTAGACGCCGAAGGGCTCGAGAAGCCCGTCTCCGCCACCATTGCGGGAGGACTTGTCGAGGGTTTCGTGGTCGCGGAGCTTGAGCGTCAGCGCGCGTGGAGCGCGAAACCAACCCGCATGTATCACTATCGCGATCACCACAATCGGGAAGTTGACATCATTCTGGAGGATCGTCGCCGGGACGTTGTCGGTATCGAGGTCAAATCGACTTCAAATCCGAGACAAGACGACTTCAAGGGCCTCCATTATCTCCGGGAAAGATTATCGGATCGATTCATTGCAGGGGTGGTGGTTCATACCGGTGAACGGGCATTGTCGTTTGGAGATCGGCTTTGGGCTTTGCCGATTGCGACGTTATGGAACGTATAAGGGGCAGCCACGCGCGTGATTCGAGCATGATGGCATCGCTGGGATGCTTCGGAGTCGCTCACCCATATCGTGGACAATGGCTCGCGTCGAAGGAGTCGCATGCAAAAGGTCGTAGCAAGGCAGCTCCGCTCCCAATTGGACGCGGAGTGGCTCCCAACGCTGCCGTCTGACTGGCAACGGGCCACGCTGTTTAGATGCGCGACGATGCGCTCTACATCGACCACGGCGACGTGATCACCTCCGCAGGCACGGCCTCAGCGCTGGATGCGTGCCTCCACATCGTGCGCGAGCGGCTCGGCACCGAGGCCGCGACGCAGATCGCGCGGCACATCGTCATCGCGCCCCACCGCGACGACGATCAGGCCCAGTTCATCGATCGCCCCGTGCCGGATGCGCCGGATAGTCCCCTGGGGCAGACGATCGAGTGGGCACTCGCGAACCT
This DNA window, taken from Gulosibacter molinativorax, encodes the following:
- a CDS encoding GlxA family transcriptional regulator, producing MRIVIYAFDGITTFHLSAPLLTFGEVSKRGLAADWDTTVWTATGSTVSTSEGLKIDDLAGIEAAADADMLVFPSWPADLPEPDSSILGLIRNAHARGVPIAGFCLGALPVVASGILDGRSAATHWAATDSLATRYASVEMRDDALYIDHGDVITSAGTASALDACLHIVRERLGTEAATQIARHIVIAPHRDGDQAQFIDRPVPDAPDSPLGQTIEWALANLDKPLSVEDLAGRASMSPRNFSRRFRELTGSSPAKWLQAKRLAEARRLLEGTTWSIARVAETCGFNSPVTFRQNFLARYSTTPTSYRHRFAVSASLATR
- a CDS encoding ATP-binding protein; this encodes MSNNILPRNVTPLALETLSDTPITVISGARQVGKSTLMRELLSKFDARVFNLDDLSVRAAAEADPDEFANQFPQGLLAIDEIQRVPQLLTSLKASVDRDRRPGRFLVTGSADLLSLRGSQDSLAGRAETIRLEGFSQDEVAGRSADFASFVWSLPDGRETSDYEGFSRRKYLEIITTPGFPEARARSGRARERWLANYVERLLAKDSTDITGIQYPDRLRQLLSVVAARNSGEFVASRIGREIDVPARSIPAYLDALRSVFLVRSIAGWSNNVAYRAVATPKVMIADTGLAAFLADVDAEGLEKPVSATIAGGLVEGFVVAELERQRAWSAKPTRMYHYRDHHNREVDIILEDRRRDVVGIEVKSTSNPRQDDFKGLHYLRERLSDRFIAGVVVHTGERALSFGDRLWALPIATLWNV